From the genome of Muricauda sp. SCSIO 64092, one region includes:
- a CDS encoding ATP-binding protein, protein MDTRELLTQLEKLEYGLDSFSFTELKSSEASRLKKSFESFKIGLEEKVFGMPAGLVESEKTTGGYDQVATESRLIANVSHEIRTPLNGIIGFLDLLKETPLSHHQNELVNAMDGASKNLLGLINQLLEFSSLASGQEKFERVPFNPGNLINEVAFLCKTLINGKNVALLVNYDERIPKNLLGDPSKLSQILLNLMGNAVKFVEEGEIQLKVNLKEEKSKRLFLEFIISDTGVGIANENLKHIFESYKQAEPSTKLKYGGSGLGLSIVKEIIEKQHGCIAVSSTLGIGTTFKVVLPFDKVVSIPAPSDPKDLEDNFDISKKAILVFEDDALTQRLMRNRLEQWGCKPYIAENEVYGLQLLKNHNIDLVLLDMHLPGSNGLEIVKRIRKNKEYANLPIIILSGDAYSHKEDVFHDLGINDFILKPYNSDELREKIYSSSQHRNREVAHTASKKEYSEARTKPIDLDLLLQECLGKTELLDELVRLFEQNILEFIGKTKMYLQSGNLQGVGFAAHKIKSCLKMLHANRLIAICEEMILECRTTNNIEHLKGLFEDFVSEYPKIEKAMEEEIRRIKHEL, encoded by the coding sequence TTGGACACTAGGGAACTACTCACACAATTGGAAAAGTTGGAATATGGATTGGATAGCTTTTCTTTTACGGAACTAAAAAGTTCTGAAGCCTCAAGACTTAAAAAATCCTTTGAATCCTTCAAAATTGGTTTGGAGGAAAAAGTATTTGGAATGCCCGCGGGACTGGTGGAATCGGAAAAAACCACTGGGGGTTACGACCAGGTTGCTACCGAAAGCAGATTGATTGCCAATGTAAGCCATGAGATCAGAACACCACTCAATGGAATTATTGGGTTTTTGGACCTACTGAAGGAAACCCCATTATCCCATCACCAAAATGAACTTGTAAATGCCATGGATGGTGCTTCAAAAAACCTTCTAGGACTCATCAATCAGTTATTGGAATTTTCCAGTTTGGCATCTGGGCAGGAAAAATTTGAACGGGTTCCTTTCAATCCCGGCAATTTGATTAATGAGGTGGCTTTTTTATGTAAGACCCTGATCAACGGGAAGAACGTTGCACTTTTGGTGAACTATGACGAACGTATTCCAAAAAACCTTTTGGGAGACCCCTCCAAATTGTCCCAGATCTTATTGAACCTCATGGGAAATGCGGTGAAGTTTGTGGAAGAAGGGGAAATACAATTGAAAGTCAACCTAAAGGAGGAGAAAAGCAAACGGTTGTTCCTGGAATTCATTATCAGCGATACCGGAGTAGGAATTGCCAACGAAAACCTCAAGCATATTTTTGAGAGCTACAAACAAGCAGAACCCTCAACGAAACTGAAATATGGAGGTTCCGGTCTTGGATTAAGTATTGTTAAGGAAATCATTGAAAAACAGCATGGCTGTATAGCCGTTTCCAGTACATTGGGTATTGGCACCACCTTTAAGGTTGTTTTACCTTTTGACAAGGTGGTCTCCATCCCTGCACCATCCGACCCCAAAGATTTGGAGGACAACTTTGATATTTCCAAAAAGGCCATATTGGTATTTGAGGATGATGCACTTACCCAAAGATTAATGCGGAACAGGTTGGAGCAGTGGGGGTGTAAACCCTACATAGCCGAAAATGAAGTCTATGGTCTGCAACTCTTAAAAAATCACAATATCGATCTTGTCCTTTTGGATATGCACCTTCCTGGTTCAAATGGTTTGGAGATCGTTAAAAGGATTCGAAAGAACAAGGAATACGCGAATTTGCCCATTATTATCCTTTCCGGTGATGCCTACAGCCATAAAGAGGATGTATTCCATGATCTGGGAATCAATGACTTTATCCTTAAACCCTACAATTCTGATGAATTGCGCGAGAAAATATATTCCAGTAGTCAACATAGGAATCGGGAAGTTGCGCATACAGCTTCTAAAAAAGAATACAGCGAAGCACGTACCAAACCAATTGACCTTGATCTGTTGTTACAGGAATGTTTAGGTAAAACGGAACTCTTGGATGAGCTTGTACGGTTGTTTGAGCAAAATATCCTGGAATTTATCGGGAAGACCAAAATGTATTTACAAAGCGGAAATTTACAGGGCGTGGGATTCGCTGCACATAAGATAAAATCGTGCTTAAAGATGTTACATGCCAATAGGCTGATCGCCATTTGCGAAGAGATGATCTTGGAATGTAGGACAACCAATAATATCGAACATCTTAAAGGGCTTTTTGAAGATTTCGTAAGCGAATACCCCAAAATTGAGAAAGCCATGGAAGAGGAGATAAGACGAATTAAACACGAGCTGTAA
- a CDS encoding response regulator transcription factor: MDKRKLLLAEDDQMLASLLKYRLERDGYEVVIEFDGRSVKENLEVAIPDIVISDIMMPYFSGIELVDYVRNQLNSDVPIILISAASNDENIVSAFEMGANDFIAKPVSPSELMVRVSREIKRHYCT, from the coding sequence ATGGATAAGCGAAAACTCCTTTTGGCAGAAGATGACCAAATGTTGGCTTCACTCTTAAAATATCGTCTTGAGCGCGATGGTTATGAGGTTGTTATTGAGTTTGATGGTAGGTCGGTAAAGGAAAACCTTGAAGTTGCCATACCCGATATTGTTATTTCGGATATCATGATGCCCTATTTTTCTGGAATAGAATTGGTGGATTATGTTCGGAACCAACTGAATTCGGATGTGCCAATTATTTTGATTTCAGCAGCATCAAACGATGAAAATATAGTAAGTGCCTTTGAAATGGGAGCGAACGATTTTATTGCAAAGCCGGTTAGCCCATCTGAATTGATGGTAAGGGTTTCAAGGGAAATCAAAAGACATTATTGCACATAA
- a CDS encoding HEAT repeat domain-containing protein, translating to MHINKLTYQILTILGIPKIHTDLLWDLTFLFLVLGGLYFVFVFFFRNKLSRLRLKTKGKRQELAPIISNFLFHSPEDPKDEQKEYVQLKIRIREYLNDRSFRKIISQILFDLQKDVAGGTRERLFKLYKQLELHHDSFQKLESWRWETVAQGILELSEMEVEESYQLIQKFINDRRSVVRKQAELATVGLRKDGIDFLLDTTRHSISEWQQLKLIETLGKIKNYRPPQFKAWLLSQNKDVVLFALRLIKHYNQKGAEASIKELVKHKNDEIKTAAIQCIVDFNFVSALGTLKKVFWKSSNMVKINILNAVASLGSAYDILFLEEVASKESSFIIVGKAQSTINTIKPETVLPSKDILKVSHDEGKKGSFSKMDEEDTENKVDAIEVTYEEVLQSPPETIEVEDIEFYDAMEIPEPKNKTQPVEPISPTFELQPIEEGYGNSIDQLLGVLPPIGEDLDSSALVKGYDSISDLEKSQLVERLEEFADERELPLLEHIAENESNSELRFKAFKAMQSIKQSVPMDKGGNLPTKGTELPLEQQSIFYALYQYASDLDSKLILLKELMDVGDEKEIPFLKGLLAISHGALLKTVRKALDKLENRILVQEVNLSDEPPEAPKEMDGNGNTERVQNEEGQKRDLEDDERIPLELLFLYEELGIKAAKKEGQDTFPFDFELSEEFFLEGSTDTQNEKKDHE from the coding sequence TTGCACATAAATAAATTAACATACCAAATCTTAACCATTCTGGGCATCCCAAAAATCCATACAGACCTACTTTGGGACCTGACCTTTTTATTTTTGGTCCTGGGAGGACTTTATTTTGTTTTTGTATTCTTTTTTAGGAACAAGTTGTCCCGGCTAAGGTTAAAAACAAAAGGAAAACGCCAGGAACTGGCACCCATAATCAGTAATTTTTTGTTCCATAGTCCAGAAGACCCAAAGGATGAACAGAAGGAATATGTACAATTAAAAATTAGGATTAGGGAATACCTGAACGATCGGTCCTTTAGAAAAATCATTTCCCAAATCCTTTTTGATCTACAAAAAGACGTGGCCGGTGGTACCAGGGAGCGTTTATTTAAACTGTACAAACAACTGGAACTTCATCATGATTCCTTTCAGAAACTGGAAAGTTGGCGTTGGGAAACCGTTGCCCAAGGCATTTTGGAACTCTCTGAAATGGAAGTTGAAGAATCCTATCAATTAATTCAAAAGTTTATCAATGACCGCCGGAGTGTAGTACGTAAACAAGCGGAACTGGCTACCGTGGGATTGCGAAAGGATGGCATAGATTTTTTATTGGATACTACCAGGCACTCCATTAGTGAATGGCAACAGTTAAAGCTCATTGAGACCTTGGGGAAAATAAAAAACTACCGGCCTCCCCAATTCAAAGCCTGGTTATTGTCCCAAAATAAGGATGTGGTCCTTTTTGCCCTTCGTCTCATAAAGCATTACAACCAAAAAGGGGCCGAAGCCTCAATCAAGGAATTGGTAAAGCACAAGAACGACGAGATAAAAACAGCGGCCATACAGTGTATTGTCGATTTCAACTTTGTGAGTGCATTAGGCACGCTCAAAAAGGTGTTTTGGAAAAGCTCCAACATGGTCAAAATCAACATTCTCAATGCGGTAGCTTCTTTGGGGTCTGCATATGATATTCTGTTTTTGGAAGAAGTAGCCTCAAAGGAAAGCAGTTTCATTATCGTTGGGAAAGCACAAAGTACCATAAATACCATAAAGCCGGAGACGGTCTTACCATCCAAGGATATCCTAAAGGTATCCCATGATGAAGGTAAAAAAGGGTCTTTTTCCAAAATGGATGAAGAAGATACCGAGAACAAGGTCGATGCTATTGAAGTTACCTATGAGGAAGTGTTGCAAAGCCCTCCAGAAACCATTGAGGTTGAGGACATAGAGTTTTACGACGCCATGGAGATACCCGAGCCCAAGAATAAAACGCAACCGGTTGAACCCATAAGCCCTACGTTTGAGTTACAACCGATTGAAGAGGGTTATGGAAATTCAATAGATCAGTTGTTGGGGGTATTGCCACCCATTGGCGAGGATTTGGATTCCAGCGCTTTGGTAAAAGGTTATGACAGTATTTCGGATTTGGAAAAATCGCAACTTGTGGAGCGATTGGAGGAATTTGCCGATGAACGGGAACTTCCATTATTGGAGCATATTGCGGAAAATGAGTCCAACTCGGAACTGCGTTTCAAAGCTTTTAAGGCAATGCAGTCAATTAAGCAAAGTGTTCCTATGGATAAGGGAGGGAATCTTCCAACAAAGGGAACGGAACTACCATTGGAGCAACAAAGCATTTTTTATGCCCTTTACCAGTACGCTTCGGACTTGGATTCCAAACTCATTCTCTTAAAGGAACTAATGGATGTTGGGGATGAAAAGGAAATACCATTTCTAAAAGGTCTTTTGGCCATATCCCATGGCGCCCTCTTAAAAACCGTGCGTAAGGCCCTCGATAAACTCGAAAATAGGATTTTGGTACAAGAAGTAAACTTGTCCGATGAACCGCCTGAAGCTCCAAAGGAAATGGATGGTAATGGGAATACGGAGCGTGTTCAAAACGAGGAGGGGCAGAAAAGGGACTTGGAAGATGACGAACGTATTCCTTTGGAGCTTTTGTTCCTGTATGAGGAACTTGGAATAAAAGCTGCCAAAAAGGAAGGACAGGATACGTTCCCATTTGATTTTGAACTGTCCGAAGAATTCTTCCTGGAGGGTTCCACGGACACGCAAAACGAAAAAAAAGATCATGAATAG